One Streptomyces sp. CNQ-509 DNA window includes the following coding sequences:
- a CDS encoding ABC transporter substrate-binding protein: MSRRTSRSHTALGLVALTGALLAAACSGPGDDSGPEQTETTDAVAGAPSCGDEPITMQGYFETGFPMPKALTDEFTKQYPNVRWNIREDQFAVITQNAPRLLAENPPDLMRLPQLSELVKDDLLKDLDGYAKAFGWDKWPEGQLEQLRLGPGGRPRGEGPLYGMGLNFSMTGVFYNEKLAERIGMTSPPTSLAEFDGALEKAEKAGVTPIVQFNGGATGGFAFPLQNLMAAYGDPGPINEWIFQKEGATIDTPPNRDAARHLEKWVEAGYFDPDGNAMDYAKMMSKFIAGDGLFMFNGDWESGNLDKQMKGDAGFFLFPPAAEGGKPATMSAPLTFGIGKNAKNADCAAFFLDWVATDDKARAIAVDVGGSHPMGLPDASMPETEKGTVTAETLAAGAEIAAADGAMDFIANATGSIYAESWTPQLQKLAAGEVTSRQLLEAVQSDYERQVED; this comes from the coding sequence ATGTCGCGTCGTACGAGCCGCAGTCACACCGCACTTGGACTGGTCGCGCTGACGGGCGCCCTGCTCGCTGCTGCCTGCAGCGGGCCGGGAGACGACAGCGGTCCCGAGCAGACCGAAACCACAGACGCCGTGGCGGGTGCCCCCTCCTGCGGCGACGAACCGATCACGATGCAGGGCTACTTCGAGACCGGATTCCCGATGCCGAAGGCGCTCACCGACGAGTTCACGAAGCAGTATCCGAATGTCAGGTGGAACATCCGTGAGGACCAGTTCGCGGTGATCACGCAGAACGCGCCGCGGCTCCTTGCCGAGAACCCGCCGGACCTGATGCGGCTCCCGCAGCTTTCCGAGCTGGTGAAGGACGACCTGCTGAAGGACCTCGACGGGTATGCGAAAGCCTTCGGCTGGGACAAGTGGCCCGAGGGCCAGTTGGAGCAACTGCGCCTCGGCCCCGGCGGGCGCCCGCGGGGAGAGGGGCCGCTCTACGGGATGGGCCTCAACTTCAGCATGACCGGGGTGTTCTACAACGAGAAGCTGGCCGAGCGGATCGGGATGACGTCCCCGCCGACCTCGCTCGCCGAGTTCGACGGTGCGCTCGAGAAGGCCGAGAAGGCCGGCGTGACACCGATCGTGCAGTTCAACGGCGGCGCCACCGGCGGTTTCGCGTTCCCCCTCCAGAACCTGATGGCGGCCTACGGCGATCCCGGCCCCATCAACGAATGGATCTTCCAGAAGGAAGGCGCCACGATCGATACACCGCCGAACCGCGATGCGGCACGACACTTGGAGAAATGGGTTGAAGCAGGCTATTTCGACCCCGACGGCAACGCGATGGACTACGCGAAGATGATGAGCAAGTTCATCGCCGGTGACGGACTGTTCATGTTCAACGGCGACTGGGAGTCCGGCAACCTGGACAAGCAGATGAAGGGCGACGCGGGCTTCTTCCTCTTCCCTCCGGCGGCCGAGGGCGGGAAACCTGCCACGATGTCGGCGCCGCTGACCTTCGGCATCGGGAAGAACGCAAAGAACGCCGACTGCGCGGCGTTCTTCCTCGACTGGGTGGCGACCGACGACAAGGCCCGCGCCATCGCCGTGGACGTCGGCGGCTCGCACCCGATGGGCCTGCCCGATGCCTCCATGCCGGAGACGGAGAAGGGGACGGTCACCGCAGAGACCCTGGCGGCGGGGGCTGAGATCGCCGCAGCCGACGGTGCGATGGACTTCATCGCCAACGCCACGGGCTCCATCTACGCCGAGAGCTGGACCCCGCAGTTGCAGAAGCTCGCCGCGGGTGAGGTGACCTCCCGGCAGTTGCTGGAGGCAGTCCAGAGCGACTACGAGCGACAGGTCGAGGACTGA